A region of the Roseiflexus sp. RS-1 genome:
GAAGATCAGGCGCTCGATCTCATTTCCTATCGCCCCCAGGGATGTCATCACCAACCGTTTCACTCGGAGCGGTTGGGCGGCTGCCAGCGACGCTGCCACTGCTGCGCCATACGAGTGACCGTTAATGTCGAACGTCGTCAGCCCAAGCGCATCGGCGAACTCGGTCACGACCTGCGCCTGCCGTGCGACCGTCGCAGGTTCGGGAAGCGCAGGCGAGTCGCCGAACCCCGGCAGATCCGGCGCGTAGACCCGAAAATCCGACGACAGGTCAGCGAGCGTGGTGAGCCAGTAGCGTGACGATGCCGCCCAACCGTGCAACAGGACCAGCGGTGGACCGTGCCCGGCGGCGCGGTATGCCAGCGGACCGTGTGACAGTTCAACGACCTGGGGTGCGCCAAGCAATTCGCGCAAGAGCGTTGCGGGTTGCGGTGCAGATGCCTGGTCGTGGATCGAGAGGCGCAGCCCCTGACCACGCCGCAGTGTTGGGTCTCCTGATTCGGAGGTCGGTGCATCGTCGTGTGACGATGTGACCGAGAGGCGCAGCCCCTTGCCGCGCCGGATGGGAGTCGGGTTGTCTGAAGGAGATTCGGCGCTCATGGTCACCTCAGTGGGTCAATCGCGACTCAAGTTCGTCCGCCAGTGCGCGGTATGCCTGCGCGCCAGCGCTGCCGGGCGCATAGCGGTGGATCGGCATGCCCGCAGTTGGCGCTTCGGCAAGTTTGATATTCATCGGAATAACGGTGTGAAACACCAGTGACCCATACCGTTCGCGCACCTGACGTTCGATCTCGTGACTCAAACCGGTGCGGCGATCGGCAAGGGTGCAGAGAATGCCGCCGATGGCAAGGTCGGGGTTGATCTCGCGCACCAGGTCGATGGTTTGCTCGAGTTGCGGCATCGCCTTGAGCGCATAGGCGTGAAGTTGCAACGGCACCAGAACGCGGTGTGCAGCCGCAAGCGCATTCAGCGAGAACAATCCGAGTGAAGGCGGCGGGTCGATCAGAATGTAATCGTAGGTCTCGTGCGCGGTGCGCAGCGCCTTGCGTAGCAGCAGTTCCCGCCCGACCCGTCCCGCCAGTTCGAGTTCCGCGCCTGCCAGCAGCAGCGATGAGGGAATAAGATCGACCCCCTCATCGACGCGGATTGTTGCGAATGCGCTGCCCCGCTCCGGGTTGAGCAGCACTTCGTAGACGCTGTACTCCAGCTGCGACGGATCGACCCCGAACCCCTGCGTCAGGTTCGCCTGGGGATCGATGTCGATCAGCAAGACGCGCCTCCCGCGTGCGGCAAGCGCCGTTCCCAGACTCAACGCAGTGGTGGTTTTACCGACCCCACCCTTCTGCATTGCCAGTGCGATCACGTGGCTCATACATTTTTCCTGGGCGTGGGAGAACCCGATGCGGCGCCGGGCATTCCAACCGCCATTATACCAGGTTTATGGTGCACTGCGTCAGGCCCCTGGTCGTTCCAGGGTAAACACTTCGCCAAGGCGGGCATACTCATCGCCGCTCAGCCGCGCCACCGGTCGCAACCGCAGCGGATCGATCGTCCCATCCGGGCGCAACAGGTCACGGCGGATATGGAAACGCACCACCCGCCCGATGATCATGGTGTAACTGCTGCCCTCGACCGGCACAATCTGCGTGACTTTGACTTCCATCGCCACCGGCGCCGCTGCAACGCGCGGCGGGCGCACATCGACCGACGGCGCCGCCGCGAGACCGGCGCGCTCGAACTCATTATCGCCGTAGGACCAGTCGCCTGACGTGATATTCATCTGCGGCGCCAGGTCCTCATCAACAATGTTCAGCACCATTTCGCCGGTCTCGCTGGCGTTGCGCAGCGTGTCCTTGATCGCACCGGCACGGCGACTGACCGAGATCATCACGAACGGCATGGGACCGCCAACGGCATTGAAGAACGAAAAGGGCGCCAGATTGACCGAACCGTCGGCGCCAATCGTTGACGCCCAACCGATGGGGCGCGGCACGACGCTGCTGACCAGCAGGCGATAGGCGTCACGCGGCGCCATGGTTTCAGGAACGAACGAAACAAAATCCATAGCGTTGTCGGGTATCGATACTGTTGCTTCTCTTGCAGTGATTATACCAGGAACAGATCCGCTCGCTCTCGCTTTGCTCGCCTTGCTCTGCGACGCCGCCACGCGCCGCTGCATTGGCGCATATGATACAATCGTAGACGTGGGACGGCATCTCTGACACAGCGGTCGAACAGGAAACCCATGCAACCGCGGATCTATGTCGGACACACGCCGGACACGACGGATGAGCGGATTCTTCTGCGTGAACGGGCGCTGATGCTGGCGAATGCCGTTCGCCGTTCACCGACGGAAGGCATATGCGCCATCGCATTCAATATGACGGTCGGAACAGAGTCGCCGCTGACAGGGATTGACCTGATCGTCATGCGGACGACAGCGGTGATTGTCGGGGCGCTGCGTACCTTTGCCGGTCCTATCGACGCACCGCCAGGCGGAGTCTGGCGTGATCGCGCCAGCGGACAGCCGATCCTGGAAGCGGATGGGTCCCACCCGCTGCACCGCATCCGTGTGCAGCGCGACGCGGTGCAGCTAAGCCTCAACACTGCCGCAGCGCGCCTCGGTCTTGATTCCGCCGATCCACGTCCGTTCAGGCGCGTGATCGGCGCAATTGTCGGCGTGCCGGCGATACCCGCCGATTCGCGCATCTCACTCGATGTCGATGATCACCGTGATCATCTGAAGGTGTGCAGTTTCGAAGAACTGCCGGGCGTTGCGGCGCTGGCGCATAGTGGCTTGGTTATGTCAACTGAGATCATCCACACGATCCTCGCTGATCTGTTCGGCTGTCGGTTGTGGTACGACGATGGACGGTTGCTGTTCGAACTTGCGCCGCCACGGTTCCAACTCCGCATCACGGCGCCCGGTCGTGCGCCGGTGACGGCGCCGCTGTACGAAGGCGAAACGGTCGTGGGGCGACGACAATCGGCGCAGGGGATCGAACGACGCATCACGCTCTCCAACGATGAACTGGTGTCGAGTGATCATCTGCACATTGTGTGTCATGCTGATCCAGCAAGCGTGATGATCCGCGACACGAGCAAAAATGGCGTCTGGGTCACGCCGCCGGACGGACCAATCGAACACATTCGTCACGCAGAGCGCACCATTCCGGTCGGCACGCGCCTGCGATTGGGGATGACCGACATTATTCTGGAGCACGTATGAGCAAACGTTTCTGGTTGCTGAAAACCGAACCGGACTGCTACGCCTGGAGCGATCTGGAACGCGACGGTCGCACGGTATGGGACGGCGTAGCCAACAATGTGGCGCTCAAATACCTGCGGGAGATGCAACCGGGAGACGAGGCGCTGATCTATCATACCGGCGACGAGCGATGCGCCGTCGGGCGGGCTGAGGTGATCAGTGCACCCTACCCCGATCCGCAGCACAACGACCCGCGCATGGTGGTGGTTGATATTCGCCCGCTGGCGCCGCTGCCGCGCCCGGTTTCCCTGACGGCGATCAAAGCCGACCCGGCGTTCGCCGACTTTGCGCTCGTGCGTCAGTCACGTCTGTCGGTTGTGCCGGTGACCGAAGCGCACTGGCGGCGATTACTGGCGATGGCGGGGATGGAAAGCGATGCCGGTTGATCACCCCTGTTCCACAGACAGTCCTACCCGCCCGGCAAGCGAGGTAAACGTGGCGCGCGCCGCCTCCGACGTGAAACCCCAGGCGAGCAGAGTGAAGTAGTTCGACATCCAATCGCTGCCAAAGGTGGGATTCTGGATGTACAGTTCGTTATACCCGGTCCATCCCCAGAGCGTAATCAAAATAAGGAACTGCGCCAGGCGGAAACCGTAGAGGCGGATGCGCGCCCAGGGCAGGCGCCCCGACCACCCGGCAGCAACTTCACGGTGCGCCGCCTGTTCCGGCTGCGGCATTGTGAACGTTAGACGCGGGAACTGCGGCGCGCTCGCTTCGAACACCGCCGCAGCCATTGTCGCCTGACCCGCCTGCCCGCCGAGAAGCGCGGATTCCGGCGCACCTCTGGGCAGGTGCGCTTTCAAGCGCTGATTGAGATCGGACAGTGCCTGGTCAATCTCATTGTAGTTGGGGCGGTTATCCGCAGCCTCCGGCAACAGAGTTTCGATACGACGCGCCAACTGATCGATCTGCGCCTGGTAGGCGCTCTTCTCTGCTGGAATCAGCGCAGTCGCGTCCAGGATCGTTTGCAGGTTCTTGCAGCGCGTATCGAGGTTCAGAAAGTCGTTGATCTGCGCAATAACGCCGTTCAGGCTCTCCTGAATACTGTTCAGATCGGTCGTTGATGGCGCCGACTCCTCAATCTCGCGCAGACGACGGTGGATTGCGACAGCATAAGCGGGTCTGCCCTGCGCATCGGGTTGCAGCAGCGTGCGTGCACGATCAAGTTGCTCGTGCAGCAGACGCCACGGTTCCAGCCAGCCGAGCCAGCGGGTCAGCAGCTGTTCCGCCCGATTATACGCCTGAAGCGCATCGTCGAGTTTGCTGGCGCGCAGCCAGGCTTCTGCCAGGTTCAATTCCTGGCGCAGCGTGCGACGCACCGAATCGGGCAACCCGGACGTCGCCATGACTCGCGCCGCCAGACGCTCGATCCGTACCGCCAGATCGTCACGCTGCCGCCCACCTCCCAGATAGGTCGAAATCAACGCGGCGACCGCCACACCCGCAATCAGGGTCAGGAACGGAGTCCACGGCGGATCTTTGATTGTTACCGTCACCGGGATTTGCAGCGACGCCGGGATGCCGCCAGCATCATAGTTCACCCAGATCGTGCCGTTGTACGCCCCGCTGCGCGCCTGGGCAAACGAAATCGTCACCGTCAGCGTCAACGGCTTCCCTGCTTCGACCCGTTGCGGCGGCGGCGCAATGCTTAGCAGACCGGAGAGGGTTGCAGCATTGTCGGTGCGCACAAAATCGGAGACCAGCACCTCGACGCCTGAAACCGGGGTCGACGCACTGATGAACAGCACCCGCTCCTGCGGCGGATCGCCCAGCGTTCCGGCAACCGTCAGGGAGGGCGGATTGCTTGAAGCCGTCTGGGCAAGGGTATCAACCGGTGTGATGAACCCGAACGCCACGACGGCAATACCTATCAGGAGTGGCGCCATCGCAATCATGCGCGTCCATGGTGAGCGCTGAAAAGCAGTCATAGAGGCTGGTCTCCGGTGATCGGCGGCATATTCGTTCGCAGTATACACGAATTCGCCGGAGACGTGAGCAGAAGCGCTCTATCCTGCGACGGCGCGCTGAACGTCAGGACGAGGCGCGGCATCGTTCTGGCTCTCATCTCACCCGTGGATCGGTGTTGTCGAAGACGCTCCGACGCAGAGTTCGACAGATTATTTTGCAATTCGGAAGCGACCTGTTGCCAGCACGATTGCTCGATTGACAGTCTGGAGGCGGCAGGATGCAATTCAACCCGGAGACTGCCGCCAGCCTCAATGATAGGCTTCATGTTTTTATCTCTCCCGACGTTGCATACGCCTTGCGCGAAGCGATGCTCTCATTGACGGTCGAGCAGCGGGATCGTACAATTGACCCGGAAAGAGCACGTGAAGCGGAGGTACGGCGATCGCTACAACGTATGGGAAAGTATCATCCTGTGAAGCGGGAGGCGAGGTGTGATGAAATTAGACCGTATAACAATTAACCCGGCACGTATGAATGGTCAACCATCGATTCGCGATTTGCGACTGACAGTGCGCCGTGTTATTGAATTGCTGGCGCTTTACCCTGACCGTGATGACCTGCGCCGGGAATATCCTGAACTCGAAGACGAAGATATTCGACAAGCCCTGCTCTACGCTGCCGCCTGTCTTGATGATCGGATCGTCGAGTCGCCGGTAACGTATGAAGTAGATCCGTCGGCTTCCATTGCTGCACACTGATGCTTGACGTTGCTGCAACCCGGCGGTATACTGAGGCAGAGTTCACGCGATGAGGCTCGCAGAATGCCGCGCGTCGGCTGATAGCCTCTACGGAAAACGACCGTCACGGTCTGCCGTAGAGGTTTTTTGTTTGAAGAGGAGAAGCGCCTGTGAGGCTGGCGGGGAGACGTATCGTGGTGAACAGCGCTTTCATGAACATCATCGCCATTGCTGTGGGAGCAGCCATCGGCGCCAATCTGCGCTACAGTCTGTCGATCTGGGCGGCGCAGCGTTGGGGGGCGTCGTTTCCGTATGGTACACTGATCGTCAACGTTATTGGAAGTTTTGCCATCGGGTTTGTGCTGGTTCTGGCAACAACACGCCTGAGCCTGAGCGATACGGCGCGACTGCTGATCGTCACCGGATTGCTGGGCGGCTTCACCACGTTTTCCAGCCTGAGTTTCGAGACCTATACGCTGGTGACGAGCGGCAGCTGGATGGCAGCCGGCCTGTATGTGCTCAGCAGTTTCGGGTTAGGGATTGCAGGCGTTTTTCTGGGCGCGGGTGTCGCGCGGGTACTGCCGTAGGCAAGGAGGATCAACGTGGATCTGAGCGGCAATGCACAACAAGTCTGGATTTTTCTGGGGGAAAGCGATCAGTGGCATGGGCGCCCACTTTCGCTCGCGCTCCTCGAACTCCTCAAGCGCAACGGGATTGCCGGCGGCACCGTGTTGCGCGGCATCGCCGGGTATGGCGCACATAGTTTCATCCATACCGCATCGCTCGTCGAACTGAGCAGCGACCTGCCGATCGTGGTAACATTCGTGGATCGACCTGACCGTATCGCGCGGGTCATGCCCGACATCCTGGAGATGGTGCGTGAAGGGTTGATCACAACGACGCCGGTTGAGGTGATCAAATACACCTCGCGCGCGATCGGTCCGTTCCCGGCGCACCTCACCGTCGCCGATGTGATGACCCGTCAGGTCGTCAGTGTGCGTCCCGATACGCCAGTTGCCGAGATTGTCGCATTGTTGATCGACCGTGCGCTGCGCTCGGCGCCGGTTGTCGATGCGGAGAACCGCGTAATCGGCATTATTACCGACGGCGACCTGCTCACCCGCGGTGCAACCGAATTGCCGCTGGCATTGCAGCGCGAACTGTCGCTGGCGGAACGCGCAGCGACGATCGAAACCCTTGCCACGCACCGGCACACCGCCGCCGATCTGATGACCCCCAATCCGGTCACGTTACGGGAGACCACGCCGCTGGCGGAGGCGGCGGCGGTCATGGCGGATCGCGGCTTGAAACGCATTCCGGTCGTTGATGCGCAGCAACGTCTGGTCGGCATGGTCAGCCGTTCTGATCTCCTTGCCACCGTCGCAGAAGGGTTGCGCCAGCGTCCCGCCACACCCATCAGGCAGCCAGATGGCGCCCCCAAAACGGTTGGTGAGATCATGATCACCGATGTTCCGACTGTCCAACCCGACACTCCGCTCGCAGAGACGCTCGACCGCCTGCTGGAAACCGACAAGCGACGCGTGATCGTCGTTGATGGTGAGCGACGGGTCGTCGGCATTATCACTGATGGCGATGTCATGCGGCGCGCTGCAAAACGGGTGCGTCCTGGTGCATTGCGCGCTCTGGCGGCGTGGTTCGGTGGCGGCGCCCGCCCGCCCGGACTCGAAGTCGCTGCTGAGGGACGCACCGCCGCCGATGTGATGACCTCCCCGGTGGTGACGCTGCCGACCAATGCGCCGATTGCCGATGCTGTGCGCCTGATGATGGCGCATAAGATCAAGCGAATCCCGATCATCGATGCTGACGGGCGGTTGGTCGGGATGGTCGGGCGCGCAGGGGTGCTGGCGGCGTTGAGTCGGGGATAGGGGCTTCGATAACTCCCCACATCCCCTTAACCTGTGTTACTATTACACCGATTGTTCCACGCCAACCCTGCACCCACATATCACTCCTGCAATCGTACTTTATGTAAAGCGTGAGGTCGTACCGTGACCGACACCAAAATTATCTATTCCATGATTCGGGTCGGGAAGATTGTGCCGCCAAACCGGCAGGTGCTGAAGGATATTTCGCTCTCGTACTTCTACGGCGCCAAAATCGGCGTGATTGGACTCAACGGCGCTGGCAAATCGACCCTGTTGCGCATTATGGCGGGCGTTGACCGCGATTTCTTTGGTGAAACGGTCATCGCACCGGGGTACACCGTCGGTTTTCTGGAACAGGAACCGCGTCTCGACGACTCGCTCACCGTCCGGCAGACGGTCGAGCAGGGGGTGCAACCGATTGTCGATCTCTTGCGACGCTACGACGAGGTGAACGAACGGTTCGGCGATCCGGACGCCGACATGGACGCGCTGATTGCCGAGCAGGCAGCGTTGCAGGAACAACTGGATCATCTCGACGCCTGGGATCTCGACAGTCGGCTGGAACTGGCGATGGATGCCTTGCGCTGCCCGCCGGGTGACACGCCGGTTGCTGTGCTGTCGGGCGGGGAGCGCCGACGGGTGGCGCTCTGCCGTTTGTTGCTCCAGAAACCGGACATCCTGCTCCTCGACGAGCCGACCAACCATCTCGACGCCGAATCGGTCGCCTGGCTCGAACGTCACCTGCAAGCATACCCTGGCACGGTGATCTGCGTCACCCATGATCGCCGGTTTCTCAACAATGTGGCTGAATGGATCCTGGAACTGGACCGCGGCATGGGCATCCCCTGGCGCGGCAACTACTCATCGTGGCTGGTTCAGAAGCAGCAGCAGATCGCGGCTGCCGAGAAAGCCGAGAATCTGCGGCAGAAAACACTGGCGCGCGAACTGGAGTGGATCAATGCTTCACCCCGCGCACGTCAGGCAAAGAGCAAAGCGCGCATTGCCGCCTACGAACAACTCCTCAGTCAGAGCGCCGAGCGCGCCGAGCGCGACCTGGAAATCTATATCCCTCCCGGTCCGCGCCTCGGCGACCTTGTCATTCGCGCTGAGCATGTGACGAAGGCGTATGGCGACAAACTTCTGTACGATGACCTGACATTTGATGTGCCGCCTGGCGCGATCATCGGCATCATCGGTCCGAATGGCGCCGGCAAAACCACCCTGTTCCGCATGATCACCGGGCAGGAGCAGCCTGACAGCGGCGCCCTGATCGTTGGTCCGTCGGTGAAGTTAGGATATGTCGATCAGAGTCGCGACTCGCTGAACCCGGATCGCACGGTGTGGGAAGAGATCTCCGGCGGCGATGAGGTGATCATGCTTGGCAACCGCCAGGTCAACTCGCGTTCGTATGTGGCGCGCTTCAACTTCACCGGCGCCGATCAGCAGAAGAAGGTGGGAACCCTTTCCGGCGGCGAACGCAACCGGGTGCACCTGGCGAAAGTGCTTCGTTCTGGCGCGAACGTGCTATTACTCGACGAGCCAACCAACGATCTCGATGTCCACACCCTGCGCGCGCTCGAAGACGCCCTCATCAATTTCGCCGGATGCGCGCTGATCATTTCCCATGATCGCTGGTTCCTTGATCGGGTTGCGACCCATATCCTGGCATTCGAGAATGAATCGAGCGTTGTCTGGTTTCCCGGCACGTACAGCGAATACGAGGAGGACCGCCGACGTCGCCTTGGCAAGGCAGCCGATCAGCCGCACCGCACCGTGTACCGCCGTCTGACACGGGGATGAAACGGGGCATCGTTACTGTTCCTTCTCCATGTGTTGCTCAACTATTACTGCCCCGGTTCGCCGGTTAAGGTACAGTTGCGTCGAGCCGTATCGTGATGTGTTTCACGAGATGTCAAGAGGAGGTAGTTGCCCATGGAGACATCAGTCGTAGAGGCGCCAGCGTATGTGAAGAATGAAAAACTGATCCGCTGGGTCCAGGAGATGGTCGATCTGTGCAAACCGGATCGCGTTCACTGGTGTGACGGCTCAAAGGCGGAGTATGACGCGCTGTGTGAACAACTCGTCCAGGCAGGGACGTTCATTCGCTTGAATCAGGAGAAGTGGCCCGGCTGCTTCCTGGCGCGTTCTGATCCGAGCGACGTCGCGCGTGTCGAAGATCGCACCTTCATCTGTAGCGTCAGTCGTGGCGATGCCGGACCAACCAACAACTGGATGTCGCCCAGGGAGATGAAGGAGACGCTCATCCCGCTGTTCGACGGTTCGATGCGCGGACGCACGATGTATGTCATTCCCTTCTGCATGGGACCGATCGGGTCGCCGCTTGCCCAGATCGGCGTCCAGCTCACCGACTCGGCGTATGTTGTCGTGAATATGTGGATCATGACACGGATCGGGCAAAAGGTGATTGAGGCGCTGGGCGACAACGACTTTGTTCCGTGTCTGCACTCAGTTGGCGCGCCGCTTGAACCCGGACAGAAGGATGTTCCCTGGCCCTGCAATCCGACAGTCAAGTATATCGTCCACTTCCCGGAAGAGCGCATGATCTGGTCGTATGGCAGCGGCTATGGCGGCAACGCTCTCTTGGGCAAGAAATGCCTGGCACTGCGCATCGCATCGGTCATTGCCCGTGATGAAGGATGGCTTGCGG
Encoded here:
- a CDS encoding alpha/beta fold hydrolase, whose amino-acid sequence is MSAESPSDNPTPIRRGKGLRLSVTSSHDDAPTSESGDPTLRRGQGLRLSIHDQASAPQPATLLRELLGAPQVVELSHGPLAYRAAGHGPPLVLLHGWAASSRYWLTTLADLSSDFRVYAPDLPGFGDSPALPEPATVARQAQVVTEFADALGLTTFDINGHSYGAAVAASLAAAQPLRVKRLVMTSLGAIGNEIERLIFALARAPLDLSLRVGYPWLNLIAPWVELWRPFATALLCIPPLPQLMAARFIANGLREKWMLQEGIVDLTKMDLRAHLMAVASVGDPQVFDALRSAPQPALLIGGVGDQIMPPDSLQAAAQIMRQARLALIDQCGHIPMIEQPEAYHAALRSFLLE
- a CDS encoding ParA family protein; its protein translation is MSHVIALAMQKGGVGKTTTALSLGTALAARGRRVLLIDIDPQANLTQGFGVDPSQLEYSVYEVLLNPERGSAFATIRVDEGVDLIPSSLLLAGAELELAGRVGRELLLRKALRTAHETYDYILIDPPPSLGLFSLNALAAAHRVLVPLQLHAYALKAMPQLEQTIDLVREINPDLAIGGILCTLADRRTGLSHEIERQVRERYGSLVFHTVIPMNIKLAEAPTAGMPIHRYAPGSAGAQAYRALADELESRLTH
- a CDS encoding flavin reductase family protein is translated as MDFVSFVPETMAPRDAYRLLVSSVVPRPIGWASTIGADGSVNLAPFSFFNAVGGPMPFVMISVSRRAGAIKDTLRNASETGEMVLNIVDEDLAPQMNITSGDWSYGDNEFERAGLAAAPSVDVRPPRVAAAPVAMEVKVTQIVPVEGSSYTMIIGRVVRFHIRRDLLRPDGTIDPLRLRPVARLSGDEYARLGEVFTLERPGA
- a CDS encoding FHA domain-containing protein — protein: MQPRIYVGHTPDTTDERILLRERALMLANAVRRSPTEGICAIAFNMTVGTESPLTGIDLIVMRTTAVIVGALRTFAGPIDAPPGGVWRDRASGQPILEADGSHPLHRIRVQRDAVQLSLNTAAARLGLDSADPRPFRRVIGAIVGVPAIPADSRISLDVDDHRDHLKVCSFEELPGVAALAHSGLVMSTEIIHTILADLFGCRLWYDDGRLLFELAPPRFQLRITAPGRAPVTAPLYEGETVVGRRQSAQGIERRITLSNDELVSSDHLHIVCHADPASVMIRDTSKNGVWVTPPDGPIEHIRHAERTIPVGTRLRLGMTDIILEHV
- a CDS encoding EVE domain-containing protein, yielding MSKRFWLLKTEPDCYAWSDLERDGRTVWDGVANNVALKYLREMQPGDEALIYHTGDERCAVGRAEVISAPYPDPQHNDPRMVVVDIRPLAPLPRPVSLTAIKADPAFADFALVRQSRLSVVPVTEAHWRRLLAMAGMESDAG
- a CDS encoding DUF433 domain-containing protein, which translates into the protein MKLDRITINPARMNGQPSIRDLRLTVRRVIELLALYPDRDDLRREYPELEDEDIRQALLYAAACLDDRIVESPVTYEVDPSASIAAH
- the crcB gene encoding fluoride efflux transporter CrcB, whose protein sequence is MNIIAIAVGAAIGANLRYSLSIWAAQRWGASFPYGTLIVNVIGSFAIGFVLVLATTRLSLSDTARLLIVTGLLGGFTTFSSLSFETYTLVTSGSWMAAGLYVLSSFGLGIAGVFLGAGVARVLP
- a CDS encoding DUF190 domain-containing protein, whose amino-acid sequence is MDLSGNAQQVWIFLGESDQWHGRPLSLALLELLKRNGIAGGTVLRGIAGYGAHSFIHTASLVELSSDLPIVVTFVDRPDRIARVMPDILEMVREGLITTTPVEVIKYTSRAIGPFPAHLTVADVMTRQVVSVRPDTPVAEIVALLIDRALRSAPVVDAENRVIGIITDGDLLTRGATELPLALQRELSLAERAATIETLATHRHTAADLMTPNPVTLRETTPLAEAAAVMADRGLKRIPVVDAQQRLVGMVSRSDLLATVAEGLRQRPATPIRQPDGAPKTVGEIMITDVPTVQPDTPLAETLDRLLETDKRRVIVVDGERRVVGIITDGDVMRRAAKRVRPGALRALAAWFGGGARPPGLEVAAEGRTAADVMTSPVVTLPTNAPIADAVRLMMAHKIKRIPIIDADGRLVGMVGRAGVLAALSRG
- the ettA gene encoding energy-dependent translational throttle protein EttA; translated protein: MTDTKIIYSMIRVGKIVPPNRQVLKDISLSYFYGAKIGVIGLNGAGKSTLLRIMAGVDRDFFGETVIAPGYTVGFLEQEPRLDDSLTVRQTVEQGVQPIVDLLRRYDEVNERFGDPDADMDALIAEQAALQEQLDHLDAWDLDSRLELAMDALRCPPGDTPVAVLSGGERRRVALCRLLLQKPDILLLDEPTNHLDAESVAWLERHLQAYPGTVICVTHDRRFLNNVAEWILELDRGMGIPWRGNYSSWLVQKQQQIAAAEKAENLRQKTLARELEWINASPRARQAKSKARIAAYEQLLSQSAERAERDLEIYIPPGPRLGDLVIRAEHVTKAYGDKLLYDDLTFDVPPGAIIGIIGPNGAGKTTLFRMITGQEQPDSGALIVGPSVKLGYVDQSRDSLNPDRTVWEEISGGDEVIMLGNRQVNSRSYVARFNFTGADQQKKVGTLSGGERNRVHLAKVLRSGANVLLLDEPTNDLDVHTLRALEDALINFAGCALIISHDRWFLDRVATHILAFENESSVVWFPGTYSEYEEDRRRRLGKAADQPHRTVYRRLTRG